AGGCGACGGCACGGCCGACCACCGGCGAGATGCGGGTGAACCGAAAACCCGCCGGAGTAACCAAGGCGGCGCGGGTGATCGACGGCTTCCCCACCCGGCTGTCCGGGCGGCTGGCTTTCTGCCGCCAGGACAACCTCAACACCGACGGGATCTACCCCGGCAAGTACACCTATATCGACGACATGACGCCCGAGCAGATGGCGGCGGTGGTGATGGAGAACTACGATCCCGAATTCGGCAAGCTCGTGCGCAAGGGGGATATTCTGGTCGGCGGGTTCAATTTCGGCACCGGCTCCTCCCGGGAACAGGCGGCGACGGCGCTGCAGCACCGCGGGATCGCGCTGGTGGTCGCCGGCTCGTTCTCCGAGACCTACAAGCGGAACGCCCTGAACAACGGTTTTCTCGCGATCGAATGCCCCGACCTGGTGAACGATCTGAAAGCCGCGTGCGACCCGAACCGGCTGACGGCGGTTTCCGACAGCGAGGCGACGGTCGATTTTGCGGCCGCGTCGCTGGTGTTCGCAGGCAAGACCTACGAGGTCGATCCGATCGGCGCGGCGGCGCAGGAGCTGGTGCTCAGCGGCGGGCTGGAAGGATGGGTGCGGCAGCGGCTGTAGGAGAGAACGGCCGAGAGACGGCATTGGCCAACCCCCACGCGGAGGAATAGACATGGCGCTCAAGTATCACAGCTCAGTCGCGTCGGCGCTGGCCGCGCTTATTGCCGCCGGCCCCCTGTTCCTCGCGTGCGGTTCCGATGACGGCAACCCCTTCGGCGGCGGCGGGCCGGACCATGCCCTCAACCCGGCCGAGTATTTCGGCCTGGTTCCGGGCCGAACCATAACAGCCGGGTACGTGAACTATGTCGGCGACAGTCTCCGCCAGTTTGTGCCGAACAGCCCGGTCGACGCCTGGTCCTTCACCCCGGTCATAGGTCTGCCGACGATCTGCAACGGTCGGCTGGCCTACCCGGTGTCCGCCGCGCCCATCCCGAGTAACTATTCCGACCCGGATTACGCTTTCACGCTCTACTTCAGCGCCGACTCCAGCGGCCTGTACTGGCACGGCGGCTCGTACTGCGGACTGGACCTTCCCCTGCCCTCGCCCGGCAGGATCGCCCCATACCCGCTGGCGAGCGGATTGAAGTGGCAGACAATCGGCCATGCGGAGACCGACATCGACCAGTGCAACCGGTCGGTCGCCGATACGCTCAACGCAACCTGTCGACGGATTACGAACGCCGTCGTGCGCGGGAATGCCTACCCGGAGGTATTCCTGATCCGAATACCGTTCATCGACGTGCCGGGGCATATCGGGACGCGCTACTACGAGGCGTGGATCGCCCCGGGCTACGGTCCGGTGCGCGGCGCGAGCTTTGATCAGGCGTACGAGCATCCGGACGAGGGGTTCGAGTTCATTTCCTACTCCCCGTGAGGCTCCCCGGGGCCGATTCCCCGGCGCCGGGACGATAGCTTTCAGCCGGCGCGGGCAGCGGCCCGAAAGGCAAGGCGATGGACTGGCTCATCATACTCGTGTTCGGCGTCGTGTACCTCGGGATGATCCTTGGGCGGATTCCCGGTCTGGCCCTTGACCGGACCGGGGTGGCGCTTTTGGGGGCGCTCTGTCTGCTGGGGTTCGGGCGGGTGACGACGGCCGATCTGCCGGCGGCCGTGGACATGTCGACGATCGCGCTGCTGTTTGCGCTCATGGTGGTGTCATCGCAGTTTCGGCTGGCCGGGGCCTACTCCTTCCTGGTGCGGCGAGCGGGGGAGCTGGCGGTGTCGCCGGCGGCGCTGCTGGCGGTGGTGATCGGGGTGACGGCGCTGCTGTCGGCCGTGCTGGTCAACGACATTGTCTGTCTGGCGGCGACGCCGGTGGTGATCGAGGCCTGCGCCCACCGCCGCCTGAACCCGGTCCCGTACCTGCTGGGGCTGGCGGCGGCAGCGAACATCGGCTCGGCCGCGACCCTGATCGGCAACCCGCAGAACATCCTCATCGGGGAGGTCCTCCGCCTGTCGTTTTCGGGGTACCTGCTCGAGAGCCTGATTCCGGTGGTGTTCGGGCTCGTATTGCTGTGGCTCATTCTCGCCTGGCAGTACCGGGGCCGGCTGGGAGCGGAGACGGTGGCGCCGCCGGTCGCGGCCCCGCTGTTCAGCCGGTGGCAGACGGCCAAGGGGACGCTCGTGCTGGCGGCGCTGCTGGTGATTTTCCTGGCCGGCAGTTGGCCGCGCGACCTGGCGGCGCTCGGCGCGGCGGGAGTGCTCCTGCTGTCGCGGCGGATGCAGTCGCGCGAGATGCTCGGGCTGATCGACTGGCCGCTCCTGGTGCTGTTTCTCGCGCTCTTCGTGGTCAACTACGCGGTCAACAGCGGCGGCTACATGGCCGGCGTCATGGTCGGACTGGACGCGGCCGGCATTCCCCTGGACCACCCGGGGTGGCTCTTCGCGGCGAGCGTCGTGCTGAGCAACCTGGTGAGCAATGTGCCCGCAACCATGCTCCTGTTGCCCTCGGCGACCCATCCCCTGGGCGGAGCGGTGCTCGCGCTGTCATCGACGCTGGCGGGGAATTTGCTCGTGGTCGGCTCGATCGCGAACATCATCGTGCTCGACCAGGCGGAGCGGTTGGGAGTGCGCATTTCATGGCGGAGGCACGCCCGGACGGGAGTGCCGGTGACGGCGGCGACGCTGCTGGCGGCGGGGGTATGGCTGTGGCTGCGGGCGTAGTCTCTCAGAACACCTCGGCGCTGAAACGATAGATCTCGGCGTTCTTGTCTTTCCAGCTGCTTTTCGGCAGCCCGGCTTTCAGGCACGTTTGCCCGAGGAATTCCATCCGGTCCCAGCCGTTTTCCGCGGCGACCTGCGGGAGGAGCAGCCCGGAGTGCCAGTCGAGTTTGATCATGAGGCCGTCGCGGCCGACCTGGATCTCTTCGATGTCGCGCACCCGCGCGAGCGGCGAGAGGATCGAGATCTCGATATCGATACGGTCAAGCTCGCGTTCGTGCAGTTCGGGGAACCGGGGGTCCTCGAACGCCGCCGCCACCGCCATGTCGGCAATCGTCCGGGGCAGCGGCTCATCGGAGCGGAGCCGCCCGATACAGCCGCGGAGCTGTCCCTGGAGGTGGAGGGTGACGAACGCGCCTTTCTGCATGGCCAGCGACTCGGGAGCGGGCGGGGCGTACTCTCGGCCCTCCAGGCGCGCGCGGATCGCGTCGCGGGCGACCGCCGCCAGCAGCCGCCGGTCGTCATCGGCGATGCGCTCCTCCCTTTTTCGCGGTTCGCCGGCGGCCCGGGCGCCGATGACCTCGCGGGCGGCCGCTTTCCGCTCGGACAGAAAGACGGCCGAGAGGTAGCCAACCACCTCGTTGAAATCGCCGGTCGTCTGGCCGGAGTGGGAGTAGTCGATCACCTGGGCCCGGGTGGCGCCGAGGCGCCGCCCGGCGATAATGGCCGCGGCGATGGGCCCGCCCCCGCAGGCCTCGCCCTTCCCCGTCTCGAGCGTCTCCAGCAGGAACGCCTCGTCGAACTGCTCGACTGCCTGCCGGACGGTGCCGTCGAGACGGGAGGCGACTTTCGCGTTGTGGAAATGGGACAAATCGCTGGAAGCGACCATGAGCGCGTTGGCCCCTTTGAGCGCGGCGGCGAGGGTTTCGCCGAGGATGCGGACCGACTCCTCCTCCTGGTCGCCCATCACGATCGCGACGAGCTTGAAGCGGCCGAGCATGACCTGGAGAAACGGCAACTGCACCTCGAGAGCGTGTTCGCCGCGGGTCGAGCCGGTCGCGTGGCCCATGTTGGAGTAGTAAACGTTGGACGGGTTGATGGCGGCGATTCGGTCGGCCAGCGGGCGGTCGGTCTCGACCACGCCGAGCGGCGTCTCGTAGCCGGCGCCGGCGAAGACCGATGAGCCTTTGAAGAAGACCGTGTGTGACGGCGAGATGACCACGACCGTGTCGAACTGCTCCCCCTCGAGCTGCTTGTAGGCTTTGGCCGCAGTCAGGCCCGAGTACGGGTAGCCGGCGTGGGGGGCGACGACCACTACCGGGTGGCCGGTGATTATGCGTTTGCCCGCCTGGGCATAGAGTCGGGCGATGGCGGTGGCCAGCTCGCCCGGGTCGCGCGGGTAGAAGGCGCCCGCGACGGCGGGCTTGCGTATGGTCGCACGGTCGGTTTCCATGGCGATAGTATACGCCGGGGAAGGCGGGTGTGTCAAATGGAGGGGGGCGAGCCGGTCCAATTAAATCGGCTCAGCCGGCGACCTCTTCGGTATCGACCGGGGCGATCGCGGGCCGGGGCGACGCCGTTTTGCCGCCGCCGTTGGGCCGCGCCCCTTCGATGAGCGCCGCCAGCGCCCCAATCATCCCGCTCGCTTCGTACGGCAGGAAGATCTTGTTCGCCTGGTTCTCGGCCAGTTTCGGCAGCATCTCGAGGTATTTCAGCATGATCAGCTTGTCGTCGGGCCGGCTGGCGTGGATGGCGCCGAAGACGTTATTGATGGCGAGCGCCTCTCCCTCGGCCACCGTGATCTGGCGGTAGCGCTCGGCATCGGCTTTCATACGGACGGCCTCGGCGAATCCCTCGGCTTCGAGGACGGCGGCCTTGCCGTTGCCCTCGGCCAGCAGGATGGCTGCCTGGCGCCGGGCCTCGGCCTCGAGGATAGCGGCCCGCTTGTCGCGCTCCGCTTTCATCTGGCGGCTCATCGCTTCGGTGATGTCGCGGGGGGGGTCGATGCGCTGGAGTTCGACGCGGTTGATGCGGACGCCCCACTTGTCGGTGGCGTCGTCGAGGACATCGCGCAACTGGCCGTTGATCTTGTCGCGGGACGAGAGGCAGGTATCGAGGTCCATCTCCCCCATCACGTTGCGCAGGTTGGTCTGGGCCAGCTTGGAGGCGGCGTCGAAGTAGTTGGAGATTTCGAAAGTCGCCCGCACCGGATCGGTCACCTGCGCCCAGATGACGGCGTCGACCTCGACCACGACGTTGTCCTTGGTAATGACCTGCTGCGGGGGAACATCGAGCACCTGCTCGCGCATGTCGATCTTCCGGACATCGTCGAGGAGCGGGAAAATGACGTTGAGGCCGGGCGCGAGGACGCGTTGGTATTTGCCGAGGCGCACGACCACGCCCCGTTCGTAGGGACCGACCACTTTGACCGAGAACGAGACGATGACCACGGCGAAGGCGATCGCCGCGAGCAGAAATATCAGGATTCCGGTATCCATGGGGCTCACTCCTCACTTTCCTCGGCTCTTTCAACGCGCAGGCGGTTCCCCTGGACGGAGGCGACCCGCACGCGCTCGGCGGGGGCGAAGGTTCCGGCGGCGACGGCCCGCCACGTCTCGCCGTCGACCACGATCTGCCCGGGGCTCTCGCGATCGATCGGTTTGGTCACGATGCCGATCTGTCCGATCAGGCGGTCGATGTTGGATTGCACCGGCGAGGGTTTGGTGATGCGCCGCGCCAGGGGGCGCATCAGCGGCAGGAGCACGAGCGAGGCGATGATGAACAACCCCACCTGCCAGTAGTAGCTTTCGGGATTGAACTGGGCGAAGACGCCGGCCGCGGCCGCCGCGATGGCGAAGCAGATCGCGAGAAACGACGGGCTGGTGATTTCGATGATCAGAAAAATGACTGCCGCGGCCATCCAGATCCAGAACATGGTCGCCATAGAAGCTCCTTTGCGCGAGTGTCGGCGCGGCCGCTGTCGCCCGGCCGCAACTGGTCAAAGCTAGCCACGAGGCGGCCCGGGATTCAACAAAAACTCCGGTTCGCCGGTCGCCCCGGAGGGCGTAAACGCAGCCGGCGGGAGCCGCCGTCGCGCGCCCCGGCCCGGCGGGACCGGGGGGGTACGCTCGCTCTCTGCCGGATTGACCGCATCGGGAAGCAGAATCGACAGCCGCAGTTGCCACGATGGGAGACCTGCGGCAGGCCGCTCTCCCACCGCGAGAGCAGGTGCTTGGCCGAGCGCGTGCGACCGAATGGGTACATGCTTTGATTACGTGCAGAGTGAAAACAACAACAGCCATAGATGACCTAGCTGAGGCAAACGCAAGGAGGTGTTGCGAAATGACGAACGTGGCGAGACGTGAAACTAACGGCATGCGGAATCGCCTGCCCAGCCCGTTCTTCGAGGACTTCTTCCACTGGCCGCCGGCGCCGTGGGAGCCGCATCACTGGCCGCGGGTCGATGTCCGGGAGACGAGCGAGGACGCCACCCTCCTGTTCGAGGCCCCGGGCATGCGCAAGGAGGATCTCGAAGTGCAGGTCGGGAACAACCGCTTGACGGTGTCGGGCGAGCGGCGCCTCGAGGCCGATGACTCCGATGAGGGGTGGGGTCCGCCGCGAGATCGCGACCGGGACATTCAAGCGCCAGTATACGCTCCCGTCGGCTATCGACCAGCACTCGGTCAAGGCTGAGTACAAGAACGGCTTCCTGCGGCTGACGCAGGCCAAGCGGGAGGAAGCGAAGCCGAAGCAGATTGACGTGAAAGTCCCGTGACGATGCGGTCTCCTCGCTCTGCACTGTGTGACCCGGCCGGCCCGATGGGCCGGCCGCGTGTTTTCGCGTCAGGACGCAGGGTCTCCCGGGACGCGCAGAGCGGCGAGACGCGCCAGAACCAGCGGCGCCAGCGGCATCATGTATTTCTCCCACGCCAGATACGAAAAGGGCATGACGAGCAGGAAAGCGATCACGCCGCTGTCGAGCAGGAGTACGACATCACCCGTCCGGGCGCGG
This genomic stretch from Candidatus Zixiibacteriota bacterium harbors:
- a CDS encoding anion transporter, translating into MDWLIILVFGVVYLGMILGRIPGLALDRTGVALLGALCLLGFGRVTTADLPAAVDMSTIALLFALMVVSSQFRLAGAYSFLVRRAGELAVSPAALLAVVIGVTALLSAVLVNDIVCLAATPVVIEACAHRRLNPVPYLLGLAAAANIGSAATLIGNPQNILIGEVLRLSFSGYLLESLIPVVFGLVLLWLILAWQYRGRLGAETVAPPVAAPLFSRWQTAKGTLVLAALLVIFLAGSWPRDLAALGAAGVLLLSRRMQSREMLGLIDWPLLVLFLALFVVNYAVNSGGYMAGVMVGLDAAGIPLDHPGWLFAASVVLSNLVSNVPATMLLLPSATHPLGGAVLALSSTLAGNLLVVGSIANIIVLDQAERLGVRISWRRHARTGVPVTAATLLAAGVWLWLRA
- the amrB gene encoding AmmeMemoRadiSam system protein B, which produces METDRATIRKPAVAGAFYPRDPGELATAIARLYAQAGKRIITGHPVVVVAPHAGYPYSGLTAAKAYKQLEGEQFDTVVVISPSHTVFFKGSSVFAGAGYETPLGVVETDRPLADRIAAINPSNVYYSNMGHATGSTRGEHALEVQLPFLQVMLGRFKLVAIVMGDQEEESVRILGETLAAALKGANALMVASSDLSHFHNAKVASRLDGTVRQAVEQFDEAFLLETLETGKGEACGGGPIAAAIIAGRRLGATRAQVIDYSHSGQTTGDFNEVVGYLSAVFLSERKAAAREVIGARAAGEPRKREERIADDDRRLLAAVARDAIRARLEGREYAPPAPESLAMQKGAFVTLHLQGQLRGCIGRLRSDEPLPRTIADMAVAAAFEDPRFPELHERELDRIDIEISILSPLARVRDIEEIQVGRDGLMIKLDWHSGLLLPQVAAENGWDRMEFLGQTCLKAGLPKSSWKDKNAEIYRFSAEVF
- a CDS encoding SPFH/Band 7/PHB domain protein, producing the protein MDTGILIFLLAAIAFAVVIVSFSVKVVGPYERGVVVRLGKYQRVLAPGLNVIFPLLDDVRKIDMREQVLDVPPQQVITKDNVVVEVDAVIWAQVTDPVRATFEISNYFDAASKLAQTNLRNVMGEMDLDTCLSSRDKINGQLRDVLDDATDKWGVRINRVELQRIDPPRDITEAMSRQMKAERDKRAAILEAEARRQAAILLAEGNGKAAVLEAEGFAEAVRMKADAERYRQITVAEGEALAINNVFGAIHASRPDDKLIMLKYLEMLPKLAENQANKIFLPYEASGMIGALAALIEGARPNGGGKTASPRPAIAPVDTEEVAG
- a CDS encoding NfeD family protein translates to MATMFWIWMAAAVIFLIIEITSPSFLAICFAIAAAAAGVFAQFNPESYYWQVGLFIIASLVLLPLMRPLARRITKPSPVQSNIDRLIGQIGIVTKPIDRESPGQIVVDGETWRAVAAGTFAPAERVRVASVQGNRLRVERAEESEE
- a CDS encoding Hsp20/alpha crystallin family protein, producing the protein MTNVARRETNGMRNRLPSPFFEDFFHWPPAPWEPHHWPRVDVRETSEDATLLFEAPGMRKEDLEVQVGNNRLTVSGERRLEADDSDEGWGPPRDRDRDIQAPVYAPVGYRPALGQG